The genomic stretch TGTATCCTGTTATCATTTCATACAGGAGAGCACCAAGGGAATAGAGATCGGCACGCCTGTCAATTCTTGCATTCCGGAACATCTCCGGCGCCATGTACGCAAGAGTCCCGGATACGTCTCTCCCATTCATCTGGCTACCCTCTTTCATGGCAAGGCCGAAATCGAAAAGTTTGATGTCGATCTCGCCGTCGCCATTCTCAATGACCATAATATTGTGTGGTTTCACATCTCCATAAACGATCCCATTAGAGTGCACCACATTCAGCGCTGATAGCACCTGCAGGAGGATCGTCTTGATCTTTGCAAAGCTCGGCTCTTTCCTCATATTCATGGTTACGCCCTTTAAATATTCCATGGTGAAGAAGAGCGTCCCGGGAGAAAGGGCACTCCCCTGTGCAGCGATGTCAAAACTCAGAACACGAACGATCCTATCATCTCTGCACATGGAAAGAAGGAGATATTCTTGTGCAATAACCTCTTCCGAATAGCTTTTCCCGCAGCTGTTCGAAGCCTTGAGAGCCACGACTCTACGGAATGAGCTATCCCAGACTTTAAAGATAATGGACATCCCGCTCCTTCCCAGAACCTCCAGCACTTGATATCTCTTGTTGATTGAACCCTGATTCATATTTTCCGCCAGATATGAAACTCGATTCAAGAATGATGCAGCATTCCAGCTTCCGATGGCTTCTAACAATACTTATAAATAAGA from Acidobacteriota bacterium encodes the following:
- a CDS encoding serine/threonine-protein kinase, coding for MNQGSINKRYQVLEVLGRSGMSIIFKVWDSSFRRVVALKASNSCGKSYSEEVIAQEYLLLSMCRDDRIVRVLSFDIAAQGSALSPGTLFFTMEYLKGVTMNMRKEPSFAKIKTILLQVLSALNVVHSNGIVYGDVKPHNIMVIENGDGEIDIKLFDFGLAMKEGSQMNGRDVSGTLAYMAPEMFRNARIDRRADLYSLGALLYEMITGYTPFPAKDALSLAYGHLLENPINPASLNSSIPEKYKKLIVRLLQKDPDRRFQSVEEILFFLKSHEGTLCEAERFQIFERILKDEKGRKRKLFKEL